The Triticum urartu cultivar G1812 chromosome 6, Tu2.1, whole genome shotgun sequence genome includes the window ttgcatgctttactttccgctgccaatatactctttgcatgcttgcttgaattgtgtgatgattgcttgacttgtcctacaatagctaaaatctgccaagaactaaaattgggaaaaggttaagtttttatttggtcaagtagtctaatcaccccccctctaaacatactttcgatcctacaccatcatcaccacgaaggccaaggaccagaggaggaacctctccccatccaggggggaggccatggaggaggaagcacaagggggagaacctctcctcctctctctcggtggcaccggagtgctatcgggaggggaatcatcgccgcggtgatcgtcttcatcaacatcaccatcatcattaccatcctcatctcttttaagcggtccactctcccgcaccccgctgtaatccctacttgaacatggtgttttatgccacatattatgatccaatgatgtgttgccatcctatgatgttttgagtagatatcctttgtctttgggttgattgttgatctagattggtacgagttgtatgttttattttggtgctgtcctattgtgccctccgtgtcgcgcaagcgtgagggattcccactgtagagtgttgcaatacgttcatgaatCGCTTAttgtgggttgcttgagtgacagaagcataaacccaaGTAAGgggggttgttgcatatgggataaaggggacttgatgctttaatgctatggttgggttttaccttaatgatctttagtagttgcggatgcttactagagttccaatcataagtgcatatgatccaagaagagaaagtatgttagcttatgcctctccctcatatgaaattgcaatggcgactatcggtcttgttaacaattgcctaggataattccgcacaccgacccTTCATTATTCCACACTTGCTATTTATAATACTtaagtaatatattctaactttatgataacatcacctacttttatattttagctctccgataccatgcaaagttatcctcttcatacccataatgtagttttatttctcgtttctagttggaagcaaacattcggtgtacgtagagttgtatcggtggcagataggacttgagagagtattgatcttacctttagctccttgtgggttcaacactccatacttatcacttccacctttggtaattgctacgatgattccctgcacttggggattatcataCAGCCACGAAGGTCAAGCCTCACTtggggtagatcttcatgaagtaaaTGGATCTCCAAGTCCATACAAACTTATTGTTTCCTTCACACCTTGAAGGCTCCCAAGCACACCTAGCTGATCTAGGAGGCGCATGTCCTCCAAAAGTAACAAAGCTGAGGTTTTCTTGAAGCTAATTGTTCTTGAACATCAAGTTATTGATAAATGAAACAATGGATTGCTATATACTGCAATCTCATTTTTGGAAAATATATTGAGTATATTTGGTTATTCTAACTACAAATGTTCTTTAACACCTTATGATCTTAGTGTGTTTATTTGAAAGGATCAAAAGGCCATTAGAGATTAATTGTGATATTCTTAAATCATTGGCCCGCTCGTGTATTTAGCTAGAATCAGGAGACCTGGCATATCATTTGGGGTGAGTAAACTAAGTCGTCTCATTTTCCAATCCATTGACACCTCTTGAGAGAGTGGTGTGCGATCTAAAAGGAACCATGATCTATGACATTCACTATACCGGGTATAAAGAGTCCTCAAAGGATATAGTGACTCAAATTGGACTTCTGCTattgatgagataaaggccagaAGTGGCTATTTATTTACTCTCGGTGGTGTGTTGTTTCATGGACGTCTTGCAAGAAGATCATCTTAATGAGGTCGGCAATGGAAGCAGAATTTGCAACAGTAGACAAAGCTATTATTGAAGTAGAATGGTTCCATGAACTCTTAATAAACACATACTCGCTATCATTATGAACAATGACAATTAAAACAGTACTTTTCAAAGTGAACGGGTCAAAGGATAACATGAGGAGTTCAAGACATGTAGAGATAAGATATGTCTGGAAGTAGAAAAACTCTAAAGTAATAGTGTTAGAACAAAATGTCTATTTACAACGGCTAAAAATGATCCATTTACAAAATATCTATGAAGGAATGTGATAGACAATGCATCAATAGAGATGGGTTTGATACCCACAACATTTTTCAAAGGGAAGCCCAATCTATGTGATTTAAAGATCATGTGAAGTAGGGTCTCGAAAAACAAGTCACTGGAGCTCGAGAGAACATTTAATAAACTTACATCGTTTAAGACGCCGCCCTACATGTAGTATTTAAAGAGCACACCTATATGAAGTAGATTGTTGATCACGATTTATGAGATCAGGTAATCTCCGATAAGCTCTTGAAAGGCTAGGAGTTTGACTTATATGATCCACCCTCTCTCTCCGCATGTGCACTTTGTCCATATGTACTAGAGGATTCTAGTCTGTCATATGTGATTTGCTCTGTCGACACACTTGCTATGATGCTAGATTGATTAAACTTATCCGAAAATTACTTACAATCCTAACAATAAAttctttttttagaaaaggaggacgacccccggcctctgtatctggacgatgcatacggccactttattaattattgaCACAAGACCGTACAGAGTCATACAACAATAAGTCTAAAGCCACCAAACTAAGCAACAACTGTCGCTATCCCTATCCAGTTGATGTAGGGGCGCTGAAAGTcggggcctaataccaaacagaccacACAGCCAAATCTAAACATCTAAAGACTTGAGGTCCCACCCAGGACGCCTGTCGGGTATGGGCACCCACCAGTCCGGCGTGCTTCTCAACCAGGAcccctgccgggtatgaggccgccgcagccacctgccacgaATTCATCTTCAGAACTGTACTGCTGCATCAACCTTGGCCGGCCCAACTGCCGCcgacgccaccatgacgccagGCAGCGTCaccctcctgcgcgagtccatctccgcTCATCAGGCGCCGAGTCTCCACTGCGCCACGGCGCGAGATCCGCCGTCATCAATGGAGCAGATGAAACATCGCTCCTCCTCTTGTCCCCTCCAACCAGCACTCGCTCCAAAACGATGCCCCATGAGGAAGAACGATACCGATAGCACCGTCATCGTCCGATCCGGtagacccagatctagggttaCCCCGGAACTTCCCGATCAGGTTGATGAGACCTGCAACGACGGTGCCTCCAGAAGGAAACGACGTCTGAGACGCCGCCATCGTCCGCCAAGACCACAGTCTGGCGTGATTTTCATCGGAAGCCACGTCTTTCCGACCTCGTGGCTGGCTGTAACCGAGCGGAACCTCGCCACGAAGACGTATGTTGCCGTCGGTACTCCGGCGGAGATCCAACATCTCCTCACCGGTCGCTCCATGCGCCGCCGGTCGGCGAAAGGCCTCCTCGCGACGGATCCAAACAGGGCGTTGGATCCGCAGTAGCCGTCGTCACCATCACGAGCAGGACACCCACCTCGCCGGATGGGGCGCtgccactgccgccgtccatgcaGGGCTGCCGCTCCGCCGGCGATGGTGCTCGGGCCCCCGCCGCACAGCCCGGATACTCCGTCCTAGCCGCCGCCGTTGGATCTCATGAGAAGGGCCGCCCCCGCCACCTCAGATGGGATCCGCCGCCTCCCCCCGCCCAGAACCTTTGGCACCGGGcccgccgccaccgcggcccacgccagcggcagcggcggcaggaGGGGATGGAGGGGGAGGTGCTGGCGGCACTAGGGTTGGGGCCCCTGGCGTCGCCCGGGGGGAGGCGACGCGAGGGGTGCGAGGCAATGGACAATAAATTCTAGTATGTACTATTAGAGTCTTTAACATACATGTGAATTTCACGTTGGAAAAGGATCCTTCTTGTTGCAGATGGATTTGAGGTGAGCAATGAATGTGAAATAGAAGAATGTAAAAAAAACTACAAAATAAGAATGTACGTGATCATAGGAcgtgtttttcttcttcttttttgagGAAAGACCATCATGGCTAGCTTTATTGAATTAAAACACGCTTACATCGTCCCCGAGTTCCCTTATCAAGAAATCAGGAGGCTCATCCAACCAACTAAAATAGGACTTATTATGATAACTATGATTAGCTAGCACATGCGCTGCATCATTACATGATCATAAGCAATGCTTAAAGATGACTAAGGTTGCAGCTTCATCCCTAGGACATGTTTGATAGCATGCACACCTCTCGTACAGGCTCTGTTTGCTTACCTACGGATTCCCTGGGCCTACATGGCATGAAACCCTACATGGCATGAAACTCAAAGCACCCCTTAGATAAGTTCTTGTGGAACACCTGAATCGGTTGTTTCCTCAGATGCAGTCTCGTTGCAGTGCAATTTACACCAAAGGGGAGAGCCGGACGTGTCCCAAAGCTTGCATTACCTTAAACAAGCTACACTGCGTCAGGCTAGAAACGCTAATGGCAGTTGAACCTGGTTGGCGGGTCGTATAAAAAACATTACGCGTGTACTATTTGTTCAAGGCTTAGGATTCTTTACCAAAGATGAACATGTATGTTCTGGACAAAAATAATAATTTCAATTCAAGGAAAGACAATTTCAAGATTATACTTGTTTTGATACATGAAAATACGCATGCACATTTGAAACTCGAATGAGCGTCTTTTTCTTAATTTATGACGTGGCCAAGAGAATAGCTTCTTTTTTTACCGGAGATCACATGCTTCTATGTGTACAAAGCAAAATACACTAGCAATGAGAGAATTGTTATGCAATCTTATCTTTATAGTATCGTTTTCTAAAATAAAGAAGGTAATACCATGCACTAGTATCGTATACTCTTACCAATTTGTCTTTTTGGGCGGACACTTGCTGTCTTTACATGTGCATGGGTCTTTAAAACTAGTTGTTTCCCTGGGGAAGGGAAGCAGTCCGTGCCTCATCTTACCTCTCtgattgctctctctctctctctctctctctctctctctctctctctctctctctctctctctctctctctctctctctctgctcttAGACCAGCGATGAAAAGATAGCGGTGCATACCAGCTTCTGACTGCAATTTCTAACTATTTGGGATCAGATTCAGAAGATGTTACAGTTGAAGAAAAGATAGATCAAGGTAAGATCTATCATATGCCTATTTTCCTTTACACATGCAAGGTATATGATTTAAGTTTGATTACTTCTTAAGTACGTATTTTATGTTGTTTTAGTAATCGATTAGCATTTTGGAGAGGGGACTTGGATAATTCTGGGAGTGGATTTTACATCCAAAGTAATAGAAGAGCTGGACGTCAATGTTCTAGGTATGCAATGCATGGATTGTTTTTGACATGCACGGTATCGTTCAGTTGTTTGTTGAGCTTGTAATTAACTGTGTGATATCGTATTAGCTCGTTCTCATTTGGATTATTTTTTTCCCAAAAAACATATGGCAGCCTTAGAGATGAAATTTTGACATGATGTAGTTGAAGATGTTTTAGATCAATGTTAGCTCTATCTAGTGTATTTTTTGTGTCAACATGCAAGATGAAGTTAGTGTTGTCATTAAAACGTAATTAGCTACTCCCCGGTTCATATTAATTGTCACACATTTAGTacaactttagtacaaagttgtactaaagtTACAACAATGTGTAGGACTTTAGACTAGGAACTTATACATGAAGTGTTTGAAGACATTGTAGCTCCGTGTTAGTTCTCTGAAATGCGCGGGCACCATCTTAGCACATCATTTTAGTTTTTATATTTAATACTTTTGCCCTCTTTAATATTATATGGTTACCTAACTCTTAAACACCATCAAAGAAAAGATTTGAATACTTTTTTCACACAATGTGTACATATTGATTCCATGAATGGAGTATAGGGGTAGTTAACGTGATTCTACACTCTGCATGGGATTAGCATAGGTAAAAGATGTCATCGAAGATACAAAAAAAATCAGAAGTTTCAGATCATTCTGTGATTAATAGCAGCTTATTAAAATATTGAGGATAACTGGAAAGTATTGAGAAAAAATGAGCCTCCCATCACAAACGTTACAATTCCTAGAATTGGCGCATTCCCAGTCCAACAAGAATATATACCTACTGAGATGGCCAAAAAATAAATCATTACAGAATACATATGTGGGGTCAAAGAGCATGTGTGGTAGAAAATAAAAGAATCTATAAAGTTTCGACGGTGAAGACTGTATCTATGGTTGAAATAAAAAATGAGACAGTAACAATAAAGGAATAGTACTCTGAATTCCCATTTCTTACTTCTACATGGAAGTTCACAtaatatactactccctccatcccataatgtaagacgttttttgaaaacgtcttacattatagGACGGAGGAAGTATATAAAAAGCGTCGATGAACTTCTTCATTATATTCACAAGTCTTAAATAGGCCCCTAGGCACCTCATCTTGTACTACTTAAGCACATTTCATCATAGTAGTATCCTTTCAAGTTAATGCATGGCATCATGATAGCTAAAAATTAACTTAATTTTTGTATCTGATATGTATCTTATCAGGTCATGTTATATTTGAGAAAGTAATAAAGAACAAACTTAGAATATGTAGATATCTACAGAGGTGACAGGAAATGAATCATTAGAGGATATTTATGAGGTCAAAGAGCAATGCGTTGCAAATGAAAGGAAATTGCTAAAAATTTGACAAGAAACTGGTATCTAGGGTTGAACTGAAAATGGAGACGATGTAATACTACCCTGTAGTCTAGTTTCTTGATTTCTACATGGCAGTTCACATGATATTCTAAAAGAAAAGCATTGGTGAACTTCATTATATTCACAACAGTATTAAATAGGCCCATGAGCACCATCTTCTTCCACCACTTATGCACCTGTTACCATACTATCCTTTCAGGTTAATATATAGCATCATGATAGCAAAAGGTTTACTTAATTTGTTTATCTGATACAAAGTTCATAGTGTCATTCATATTTGAGCAAGGAAGCACTTTAAAATATGTTGTGATGTGTGCATTTTAGAATAAGTTCCCCTTGTGATTTTTGGATCGTTATTGCCCATGAACTTGCCATCCTCAATTACAATCTTATTCTTCACTAAAACTCCATTGCCAACTTCCGTTCTTTCCGTTCTTTAATTGACTAGCGTGTTCCTCTAGTATAAATTTGGGGATGTGGAACAGCTTCCATAGGTCTGAAGTCTAATTGCAACAATGAATATGTTTTATTCAGAAGCAAAGGGCAGTGCAGTATGGTATCCACTTGCAATTTGTAGATCAGATAATGGTTCACATAATATTATGCCTGAGTACCTCAGTAATTCTGTCTACAAAAAGTACCTCATTAATCAGGTAGAGATTGCCTCAGTCGGCTTTTATTAAAAAATACTCGCAATATTTGTGTAATATCCTCTTCAAAATTAAAGCTTTCAGACAATCACTGGTCTTGAAAGTTGATCTCCTTTACTTCTAAAACAGAAAACAAATATTTATAAGGTGAAAGGTAATAAAAAAAATAATTCTTCATAAACTTGAGCACTACTTTGTAATCAGTGGCCACCATTGGGGCAAGTAGGGTCGGACGGCCCAGGTCTCAAGTGGCAGAGCAGGGTAATCCCCTGTCTAGCGACCAGCGGGTGCATCGACATTGATCTCTGTTGCCGTCCGTCGCCCCAGCAAACCACAGTTTCTAGGTCGGACACTGTCCGTAATGATATTATAATATCATCCTCTTTAACATCATATTTGCACTCTCTATTGTGCAGGAAGAAACAATGAAAAGAAAAGGTGGACCACATAGCAAGGAATGTGAGAAACCTGCCAAGATGGTTAAGAACAATCAAATATGCAATCCAACAAGGTGATCCGTTACTAATCATGAATCTTTTATTGGTGGTATCACAAGAATGTTACAACTAAAAATGCAACAATCCCCGTTAGGCGCATGTGGGTTCGTAATTAATTTTAGCTTGGACGGGAAAAACGATATTTTAATTTATTATCTCATTGATGTGAATTCAGACAGTCAACAAAAACGGCAAGATTAGAAAGGAGAATCAAACTTCAAGCAAAGAAAATGAGACAGCTTTCGATCATAAATGGAGAAGTGCCAGACCGTGCAACTATACTAGAAGAACAACTTTTAATCCATGTGAAGTAAGCAAATCTTCAGATTGCCCGCATGTGTATTATCATCAATTTGGTTTAGTTACTTCTCTGAATTCAATTGCTAAACTTTATCATTATGATGCACGACTGGTACTACGGTATACTGGAAGCAACATTATATAGCTTGCTTCTGCTTGCACATCAGTTCTGCTATCTATGTGCTCAAATCTTTCAAAGCTTACAAAAATCCCTTCATTAACTCGGTGGATTTGATGTAGTAAAATTTTATCTTAAACATTTTACCGTAAACAAATACTTATAATGCCCGGTCGCCCATGCATTTCCATATCTCCAGGTGCAGCTAATTTAAATTGCTCTATTAAATCACAAAAACATGTTACGATTGGTTCTGACTGTAGCTACGGAGTATGTTTTTGAAACAAAAAAATCATGATAGCACATATCCATGGACTATGGTTAAACCAAAACTGTGGCAAAAAAACATTGTTGGATTGCCACAAGGAACCATGTCCTGTACAGATGTGCATTGCTTATGCTGGAAATTCCATCTCTTATTTCTACTAAATGGCATTTATGTTTATGCAGGGACAAAGCTAAAGAGGCAAGGCTGTATCGGAAAAGAAAAATGCAAAGCAAGAGGGTTGCAGAAACAACGACAGAAAATGAAGCAATGATTGGCCAGGCTGGTAAGACTACAAGGTAAGTAACAAGAAAATACAATCAACATCTAAAATTTGGACATTCATAAACCTGTTGTTTCTGTTATGCACGTGTACAGGACTAAAAGTAACAAAAGGTGTACTACATCAAAGTCAAGGAGAAAGAAAAAAACACCAGATATGTAAGATCTATTAAGTTTATTATATTAGTATGAACGAGAACATACATTACTCATATAAAATCTGATGCTAAATTCAGAAAATTGAACAGGACATCGGAAAGGACTGATATGGAAATTTGGAACTTCGGAGAACCAAGCTGCAAGTGTGAACGATGTGGTGCAATTTTCTGGTACGAAGAAAGAACTTCAGGTAGAGCGAGAAGGATGCCATCTTTCGGACTATGTTGCCAACAGGGCAAGGTCGATTTGCCACCATTCAGAGAGCCGCCGGCTTACCTTACGAAATTGCTAAGGAAAGACAACGGAAAGAGGTCAAAAAACTACATGCAAAATATCAGATTGTACAACTCCATGTTCGCTTTCACAACAATGGGAGGAAAGGTAGACACAGAAATAAATAATGGCGGTGGTCCTTATGTTTTTAGAATGAATGGGCAAAACTACCACAGAATAGGTACTCTACTACCTGAAGGTGAAGATAAACCACGCTGGGCACAGTTGTATATCTATGACACCGAAAATGAGGTAAAAAACAGGATTAATGCGTCAACATCAGAAGATAAAAGGGAGTCGATAGATCCTCACATCGTCGAGGGCCTTAAAAATATGCTGGATAGAAATAATATACTTGCAAAAACATTCAGAATGGCAAGGGACAGATTCGAAGAAGGTGACTATCACAACGTGAGATTAAAACTAATCAATAAGCGACGCACAGATGTAAGACGGAATGACATGCCATCTGCAACTGAAGTTGTAGCATTGATTGTGAATGatacggcagaaaatagaaaaggaCGGGATATCATTGTTCAGTACAGAGACACAAGGCCGAGAAGAATATCAGAGAAGCATCGAAAATTCATGGCTATGCAGTATCCACTATTGTTCCCCTATGGAGAAGATGGGTACAGAGAAAATATACCCTACATATTAAAAGAAGGTGCAAAATGCAAGAGAAAGCATGTAACAATGCTGGAATACTATGCGTATCGTATACAACAACGTACTAACCAATCAATGCACTTGCTGATGTGTGAAAAGCTTACATTGCAGTTCATTGTGGATGCCCTTGCATGCATTTTGCAGTATAGGCTAGACTGGATCAAAACACATCAAGGAAACCTAAGAACGGAATTATATGCTGGCTTGCAGGACACAATAGATAGAGGAGATACAAGGGCTGACCAAGTAGGAAAGAGGATACTACTGCCATCCACCTTCACAGATAGCCCTAGATACAAGGCACAAAACTTCCAAGATGCTATGGCAATATGTCGGTGGGCTGGATACCCAGACCTATTTGTGACATTCACGTGCAACACAGCTTGGCCGGAGATTCAAGCTATGCTACAGGAAGTAGGCCAAACAGCATATGAAAGACCTGATATTGTTGATCGAGTGTTCCACATAAAGCTCAAGGAGTTCATGAGAGACATAAGAGAAAGGGGATACTTTGGAAAAACACTTGCAAGTAATATACCCTACTGACTTGATCACTCCTGTTATTTAATTTTCTATACCAAAATAACTAATGGTTATTTTCTAAATTGTAGTTATATACACAATAGAGTTCCAAAAAAGGGGCCTCCCACATGCCCACATAGTCATATTCCTCGACAAAAAGGAAAAGAAACACAAGTATCCTGAACCACCAGAGGTTGACAGGGTAACTTGTGCAGAGATCCCAGACAAGGACATTGATCCAGAAGGATATGCAGCTGTTGAAAACTACATGATACATGGGCCATGTGGTGCAGCCAACACAAAGTCACCATGCATGGTCGATAACAGATGTATGAGATGTTAGACCTTTGAACCTGAGCATTGATAGTTGTGGATGACACTAGGAGAGTTGGGACAATTTTCGTTTTCGTTGGGTTATTTCTCACACAATGCCATGCCAACCTGAGGGGTTGGGGATACAAACTTATAGGCTGCTAGCCAGCCAAGCATATGCTGAGATGCTACTAAGATGCCAGTCTAAGATGCTAGTCTAAGATGCTGGTCTAAGATGCTATCCTAACTGCCAGTCCTTGATGGTCAGGAACTCTATCCTAACTGCCACAAGGACCATGTGCTGCAGCCCCACAAAGGCCCTAGTACACAGACTTATCCAACATTCTCCCCCTAAGTCTTGTACGTCGTCTTGTGGGAGTGTTGAATCATCCCGATCCTGGAGCAAAGCTCGAGGAACTTGACCCTCCCAAGAGGCTTGGTGAGCAGGTCTGCGAGCTGATCCTTGGTGTTGATGTAGCTCGCCTCGATGCTCCCTTCTTCCACACAGCTGCGGATGAAGTGATACCTCAGCCGGATGTGCTTGCTCCGTTCATGGAACACGGGGTTCTTTGCCAGGGCCAGGGCGGACTTGCTGTCCACCAGGAGCTGCACCGTTCTGGTGTCTTGAACGAGAAGATCACCAAGCAGTCGAGCGAGCCAAAGCGCCTGAGTGCAGGCGGTGGAGGCCGCTATGTACTCAGCCTCACAGCTGGACAGGGCCACCACCTGCTGCTTGACTGATTGCCAGCTCACGAGACACTTGCCGAGGAAGAGGAGGATCCCGCTCGTGCTCTTGCTGGTGTCGATGTCGCCGGCGTGGTCGCTGTCGCTGTACCCGACGAAGTGTGCTGCCCCCGGACACCTAGGGTAGTGGAGGCCGTGGTCGAGGGTCCCTGCTATGTAGCGGATGATCCTCTTCACTGCCTGCTGGTGTTCCGACGTCGGTCGCTCCATGAACCGACTGACATAGCCGACGGAGAATGCTAGGTCCGGCCGTGTGTGGGTGAGGTAGCGAAGGCTCCCCACAAGGCGTCGGTACTGCGTAGCATCCACTTCCTCCGTCGTGCTGTCGCGGCTCAGTTTCAGCCTCTCCTCCATCGGAGTGAGAGCTGGATGGCAGCCGGTGAGCCCAGCTAGCTCAACGATGCGCTTGGCGTAGGCGGACTGTCGAAGCGCGATCCCGGAGTGATCCTGGTGCACCTCAATCCCTAGATAGAAGGAGAGGAGCCCCAGATCACTCATCTGGAAGGTGGCCTTCATGTCTTCCTTGAATGCCGCTACCTCTGCATCTTTGGTGTCGGTGATCACCAAGTCGTCAACATAGACGCCCACCAGCAGGGCATTTCCTCCACTGCCCCGTCGGTAGACAGCGGCCTCATGCGGGCTTTGCTCGAAGCCCATCTTCTTTAGCGTGGAGTCCAGCTTGGCGTTCCACGCCCTAGGTGCCTGCCgtaggccatagagggccttgcaCAGGCGGAGTACCTCGCCCTCCTGGCCGGGAATCGCAAAACCCGGTGGCTGATGCACGTAGACTTCCTCCTTCAAGTCACCGTTGAGGAATGCCGACTTGACATCCATGTGATGGACACGCCAGCCCTCCTGGGCAGCCAGCGCAAGGAGAAGTCGCACGGATTCCATCCGTGCCACGGGAGCGAAGGcgtcgtcaaagtcgactccttCCTGCTGCAAGAAGCCTCGGGCCACCAGGCGAGCCTTGTGCTTGATGATGGCGCCGGCTCCATCCCTCTTCAGCTTGAACACCCACTTAAGGGTGATTGCGCGATGACCACAGGGGAGGTCAGCGAGCTCCCAGGTGCGGTTTTGCTCGACCGCATCCATCTCCAACTGCATCGCGGCGCGCCATGCCGCATCTCTCTCGGCCTCTGCAAAGGACCGTGGTTCGCCGTCCTCACACGCGAGTTGTAGCTGCGCCTCCAGGTCACGTGGCATCAGTCCCGGCACCGGCTGGTCGCCGAGTAGATCATCCATCGTGCGATACCGCAGCTGTTCGCCTCCATACCACGCGTCGACCCGCTCCTCGTCGTGAGTGAGCGGGGAAGCGAACTTCATCGGGTTGTGCTCTGCGTGAGCTGGTGCTGATGAAGACGAACCCGGAGTGGTGACCGCCGGGGCTGGAGTATGCGGCGTCGCCAGTTGTGGTGTCGTCGGCGTAGCGGGCATCGGAGTCGATGTAGTTTTGTGGGCCGGGGTAGACGTGCCCGGCGGAGAGGAGCTGCTTGCTCCCCCGGCTTCCTTGAAGTGAGCGTACTCGACAATGAAGTCGTCATACATTGAACACAACGTCTCGCGCCGTGCGCACACGCTGTGTCTTTGGGTCGAGGATGCGGTAGGCCTTTGAGCCCTCCACATAGCCGATGAAGACTCCCAGAGTGCTCC containing:
- the LOC125517482 gene encoding uncharacterized protein LOC125517482 — translated: MKRKGGPHSKECEKPAKMVKNNQICNPTRQSTKTARLERRIKLQAKKMRQLSIINGEVPDRATILEEQLLIHVKDKAKEARLYRKRKMQSKRVAETTTENEAMIGQAGKTTRTKSNKRCTTSKSRRKKKTPDMTSERTDMEIWNFGEPSCKCERCGAIFWYEERTSGRARRMPSFGLCCQQGKVDLPPFREPPAYLTKLLRKDNGKRSKNYMQNIRLYNSMFAFTTMGGKVDTEINNGGGPYVFRMNGQNYHRIGTLLPEGEDKPRWAQLYIYDTENEVKNRINASTSEDKRESIDPHIVEGLKNMLDRNNILAKTFRMARDRFEEGDYHNVRLKLINKRRTDVRRNDMPSATEVVALIVNDTAENRKGRDIIVQYRDTRPRRISEKHRKFMAMQYPLLFPYGEDGYRENIPYILKEGAKCKRKHVTMLEYYAYRIQQRTNQSMHLLMCEKLTLQFIVDALACILQYRLDWIKTHQGNLRTELYAGLQDTIDRGDTRADQVGKRILLPSTFTDSPRYKAQNFQDAMAICRWAGYPDLFVTFTCNTAWPEIQAMLQEVGQTAYERPDIVDRVFHIKLKEFMRDIRERGYFGKTLAIIYTIEFQKRGLPHAHIVIFLDKKEKKHKYPEPPEVDRVTCAEIPDKDIDPEGYAAVENYMIHGPCGAANTKSPCMVDNRCMRC